TCCCAGGGCCGAGCTGGCCACGGCCCTGCTTGAACGCGCCAGGGCCTAGGACGATCCGGCATGGAACTGGGCTCCGTTGCCAATCTGGCCAGCCGCCTGCTCGAAGCCCTGGAAAAAAGCGGAATTTCCAGCGGGGCGGAACTGCGTTCGGACTTCGGCCCCAGCGGCCAGCCCGACCCGGAGCTTGTCCGCGCCTTCGAGGAAGCCCTGGCCGGGGGCCCAGCCCCGGCGGCCAGCGACCCATCGTCCACGATCGACACCATGCATTTTGACTCCGGGGGCTTGGAGCACCAACCGCCCGAAGCCCCCGGAGCAATTCCGGATCAGACCGACAGTCTTGGCGTGGACGGTCTCCACGATTTCGGCCCACGGGAATTCGCGCCATCCGGTCCGACGGCGGTGCCGGACCAGCTCCCCCGGGACCTGGCGACACCCGCGCCGGAGTCCCCGGCCACGGACAGGCTGCGCGAGCTGAATGGTATTCTCGACCGCATGGAATCCGGACAGTTGCGGGCCGAGGACCTGTTCCGGATGCAATACCTGATCGGCATGCTCAAGGTGAACGCCGAAAGCGGCATGCAGGCTTCCAAAAAAACGGCTCAAACTTTCGATAACCTGCTCAAACAAAAAGGCTGATGGACTGAATCACCCGCAAAGGATTGCTCGATGCCCGTATCCAACGCTTTTCCCCCACGACGAAACCCCACCGGATTTGGCCGGCTGGCCATGGGATTCGTCCTTCTTGCGCTCGCCCTGATTCTGGCCGGCTGTCGGGTCGAGATCCATCAGGGGCTGACCGAGGAGCAGGCCAACTCCATGCTCGCGGCCCTGCTGAAGCGGGACATCGACGCCCAAAAGGTGTCAGCCGGGAAAAAGGGCTTTTCCATCAGCGTGGACGAGCAACAAATTGTCCAGGCTCTGGAAATCCTCAAGGAAAACAACCTGCCCCGGCGGGAATTCACCAACCTGGGAGAGGTTTTCTCCGGTCAGGGCATGATCTCGTCCCCGTCGGAGGAGCAGGTTCGCCTCGCCTACGCCATTTCCCAGGAATTGGCGGACACGTTTTCACGCATCGACGGCGTGCTCACGTCCAGGGTGCACGTCGTGCCGGCTGGCGCCGAGCAATCCACGGACAAGAGCACCTTGCCATCGGCAGCGGTGTTTCTGCGCCATCTCCCGGATTCCCCGGTGGTCGATCTGGTCGCCAGGGTGCGCGAGGTCACGGCCAAGGCCGTGCCCAACCTGATCCCGGACCGTGTTTCGGTCATGCTCGTGCCGGTACGGGAAGCCGTGTCCGTGCCCATGGCGCCGCAAGAGCATTTTCTGGGCATCCCCTACATGCCCGCCGACGGGCCGCCGTACGTGCTGGTGGGCGCCATCCTGACCGTGGCCCTGACCTGCGCCGGCGCCATTTTGCTCGCCGCCCATGAATTTCTGCGCCGCCGTGGACGCAAAACCCAGGAAGCGGCCCCGTCCGAGGACCAACAACCGTGACAAACAGCCACCCGTCCACGGACACCCGCCCGACCTGTCGCGCGGGAATCCACCCGGAAGCCCCCCGCGATCGCCAACCGTTCCCATTGGCCAGACGGCCAGCCCGGAGGCCTGGGCATGCATAAGGATTTTTTTTCACATCTCATCCGCGACAAACCGGAACTCTTCCAGGCCATCCTGGCTTTCAACGGCCTTGATGACGGCCGGA
The Deltaproteobacteria bacterium genome window above contains:
- a CDS encoding EscJ/YscJ/HrcJ family type III secretion inner membrane ring protein, which translates into the protein MGFVLLALALILAGCRVEIHQGLTEEQANSMLAALLKRDIDAQKVSAGKKGFSISVDEQQIVQALEILKENNLPRREFTNLGEVFSGQGMISSPSEEQVRLAYAISQELADTFSRIDGVLTSRVHVVPAGAEQSTDKSTLPSAAVFLRHLPDSPVVDLVARVREVTAKAVPNLIPDRVSVMLVPVREAVSVPMAPQEHFLGIPYMPADGPPYVLVGAILTVALTCAGAILLAAHEFLRRRGRKTQEAAPSEDQQP